The following proteins are co-located in the Gloeocapsa sp. PCC 7428 genome:
- a CDS encoding class I SAM-dependent methyltransferase has translation MIKEIQEQIAYYNARSQEYDEWFYRIGRYDRGLELNQRWFDEVDILKSALQDIGKVNSILELACGTGIWTQELLRLGNKITAIDASAEMIAINKKKLKDTKIVDYHQVDLFSWQPTTQYDLVFFSFWLSHVPPAQVDDFLAKVYRAVRPYGKVFIIDSCFDTTSTAKDHFFENENAIYQRRKLNNGQEYQIYKIYYQPNVLLDKFIQVGFQASVKQTNNYFIYVEGIKSG, from the coding sequence ATGATTAAAGAAATTCAAGAGCAAATAGCTTATTATAATGCTCGCTCTCAAGAATATGATGAGTGGTTTTATCGCATTGGTCGTTACGATCGCGGCTTGGAACTAAATCAACGCTGGTTTGATGAAGTAGATATTCTGAAAAGTGCATTACAGGATATTGGTAAAGTTAATTCAATTTTAGAATTAGCTTGTGGTACAGGAATATGGACACAAGAATTACTTAGACTTGGCAACAAAATTACAGCTATTGATGCTTCGGCTGAGATGATTGCAATAAATAAAAAGAAGTTAAAAGATACTAAAATAGTTGATTATCATCAAGTAGATTTGTTTTCTTGGCAACCAACTACACAATACGATTTAGTATTTTTTTCCTTCTGGCTATCTCACGTTCCTCCTGCACAAGTTGATGATTTTCTAGCCAAGGTTTATCGAGCAGTGCGTCCTTATGGAAAAGTGTTTATTATTGACTCCTGCTTTGATACAACTTCAACAGCAAAAGACCATTTCTTTGAAAATGAAAATGCAATTTATCAAAGGCGTAAGCTAAATAATGGGCAAGAATATCAAATATATAAAATTTATTATCAACCCAATGTTTTATTAGATAAATTCATTCAAGTTGGCTTTCAGGCAAGTGTAAAGCAAACAAATAACTATTTTATTTATGTCGAAGGAATAAA
- a CDS encoding DUF5615 family PIN-like protein gives MTIRFQADADLNHSIVVGVLRREPSIDFQTALVAKLEGLPDQEVLAIAAKQGRILISHNQRTMPLHFADFITT, from the coding sequence ATGACGATTCGCTTTCAAGCTGATGCGGATCTCAATCATAGTATTGTTGTGGGCGTTTTGAGACGAGAACCATCGATCGATTTTCAAACTGCTTTAGTTGCCAAGTTAGAAGGACTCCCCGATCAAGAAGTGTTGGCAATCGCCGCCAAACAAGGACGAATTTTGATATCCCACAATCAACGAACGATGCCACTTCATTTCGCTGACTTCATTACTACTTAA
- a CDS encoding iron-siderophore ABC transporter substrate-binding protein → MKNLRRLICFLLLGLLTVTLITACSTANNTSVTSHTQNDNCRIVKHTMGETCIPHPPQRIVVLGIEMLANCVQLGFSPIASVYESDNSLPKYLQGKVSKVESVGGYGSPNLEKILSLQPDLILADSYYSEDRYNQLSRIAPTVVLNLPYPSPPWKEQLEELAQVLGKEDIAQQLLNDYWQRIEQLKQALGARRHTMQVSVASTNSQYGIWAYGKKHFSGTILSDIELQRPPAQRGDFYIIENISEETIANIDGDVLFFVTSDASDDQEALEKLRQRPLWQQLKVIQRNKIYFVGDHWANSDIFAINAILDDLFKHLVNIP, encoded by the coding sequence ATGAAAAATCTACGTCGTCTCATCTGCTTTTTACTTCTAGGATTGTTAACGGTCACTCTGATTACCGCTTGTAGCACAGCTAACAATACCTCTGTTACAAGCCACACACAAAATGACAACTGTCGAATTGTGAAGCATACGATGGGTGAAACTTGTATTCCTCATCCTCCTCAACGAATTGTTGTTCTTGGTATAGAAATGTTAGCCAACTGTGTGCAATTAGGCTTTAGCCCGATTGCATCGGTATACGAGTCAGATAATTCTCTTCCTAAATATCTTCAGGGTAAAGTCAGTAAAGTAGAATCTGTTGGAGGATACGGTTCTCCAAACTTAGAGAAAATTTTGTCCCTGCAACCTGATTTAATTCTTGCTGATTCTTATTACTCAGAAGATCGCTATAACCAGCTATCTCGGATTGCGCCTACAGTTGTCTTAAATTTGCCGTATCCTTCCCCTCCTTGGAAAGAGCAATTAGAGGAACTTGCTCAGGTATTAGGCAAAGAAGATATTGCTCAGCAATTGCTGAACGATTATTGGCAACGGATTGAACAACTGAAACAAGCGTTGGGCGCTCGTCGCCATACCATGCAGGTATCTGTTGCCAGTACTAACTCACAATACGGAATTTGGGCATATGGAAAAAAACACTTTTCAGGAACGATTTTGAGCGATATCGAACTGCAACGCCCTCCAGCGCAGAGAGGAGATTTCTATATTATTGAAAACATCTCTGAAGAAACTATAGCGAATATTGATGGAGATGTTCTCTTCTTTGTAACGTCGGATGCGAGCGATGATCAAGAGGCACTAGAAAAGCTTCGACAAAGACCTTTGTGGCAACAACTTAAAGTGATTCAGCGCAATAAAATTTATTTCGTAGGCGATCATTGGGCTAATTCAGATATTTTTGCAATCAACGCTATTCTCGACGATCTATTCAAACATCTTGTCAACATACCTTAA
- a CDS encoding TonB-dependent siderophore receptor, with protein MAMSQLWVTVQCVLALSLLGAAINVEIPARAQEVPQLSEEQPATTVEASPVQITGVRVETTEAGLQVVLETANALKVTETRIVGNALIAEIPNAAIAREFSQIDPIEGIALVRVTSLPDSQVQVAITGTDAPPVVEVRSLAQGLGLAVTLGEADTAQDDAIEILVTGEQEEGYRVPDASVGTRTDTPLRDIPQSIQVIPQQVLEDRQARSITEGLENAAGITSVVSPASGRDYFTIRGFENYGGFLLNGVPDPQIANDASFVNAERVEILRGPAATLYGEVGSLSGTINVVTRQPLDYPFYEVSLSAGNYNDYQGTFDFSGPLDESGTALYRLIGSYRSFDTFLDFNESNEIFIAPSLALKLSSNTDLILEGDVNFFNQPNGQTSQPILGTVLENPNGEVSRNFNPAGPSEQDLEINGRVGYRLEHRFNEDWKLRNTFRYSFYDDTDDPILFINDSLADDDRTLNRGFLRGSAYYDTFYLDTDLIGTFSTGGIDHQLLLGASFTSNRINDFGGESGNAPPVDIFDPVFDQTVTVTEQSEGSFTTRNTVGVYIQDQITILDNLKLLLGGRVDFFGETSDDRFTNEETNQSETAFSPRVGIVYQPVASVSLYASYARSFVPTIGRSAGDETFSPERGTQYEIGIKTDITDQLSANLALYDLTRSNVTTPDPENPGFSVQTGRQRSRGVELDISGEISPGWNIIGGYAYTDARVLEDNEIPEGNRLFSAPEHTFSLWTTYRIQDGDLQGLGFGVGVYYLGERWADIANTVELPSFLRTDAAIFYERDRFRAALNFRNLFDVENYTSDYGSGTFVNRGAPFTVLGTVSWQF; from the coding sequence ATGGCGATGAGTCAGCTTTGGGTAACGGTTCAATGCGTATTGGCACTAAGCTTGTTGGGTGCTGCAATCAATGTAGAGATACCAGCCAGGGCGCAGGAAGTACCACAGTTAAGTGAAGAACAACCTGCAACTACTGTCGAAGCCTCACCGGTGCAAATTACTGGAGTACGGGTAGAGACGACCGAGGCGGGTTTGCAAGTGGTGCTAGAAACAGCAAACGCTTTGAAAGTTACTGAAACTCGAATCGTCGGCAACGCTCTAATTGCAGAGATTCCGAATGCGGCGATTGCCCGAGAGTTTTCGCAAATAGACCCGATTGAGGGCATTGCGTTGGTGCGCGTGACAAGTTTGCCAGATAGTCAAGTGCAAGTAGCGATTACAGGAACCGATGCGCCACCGGTGGTAGAAGTGCGATCGCTTGCGCAAGGACTGGGGTTGGCGGTGACGTTGGGTGAGGCTGATACAGCACAAGACGATGCAATTGAAATTTTAGTGACAGGAGAGCAAGAGGAAGGTTATCGTGTCCCCGATGCCAGTGTAGGCACAAGAACCGACACACCTCTACGAGATATACCTCAATCAATTCAAGTTATCCCTCAGCAGGTATTGGAAGATCGGCAAGCCAGAAGTATTACCGAGGGATTGGAAAACGCGGCTGGTATCACTTCAGTCGTTAGCCCTGCTAGCGGTAGAGACTATTTCACTATCCGAGGCTTTGAAAATTATGGTGGTTTCCTGCTCAACGGCGTTCCTGATCCGCAAATTGCTAATGATGCTAGTTTCGTTAATGCCGAACGTGTAGAGATACTGAGAGGACCTGCTGCCACATTGTATGGCGAAGTTGGATCTCTGAGTGGCACGATCAATGTTGTGACTCGTCAACCCTTAGACTATCCGTTTTACGAGGTGAGTTTATCAGCTGGCAACTACAATGACTATCAAGGCACCTTTGATTTCTCCGGCCCTTTAGATGAATCTGGAACAGCACTCTATCGCTTAATTGGTAGCTATCGTAGCTTCGATACGTTTTTGGATTTTAATGAAAGTAATGAAATTTTCATTGCGCCCAGTCTGGCACTCAAGCTAAGTTCCAATACTGACCTCATTCTTGAAGGCGATGTCAACTTTTTTAATCAACCCAATGGACAAACATCTCAACCTATCTTAGGCACCGTACTGGAAAACCCCAATGGAGAAGTCAGCCGCAATTTCAATCCGGCTGGTCCCTCAGAGCAGGATCTAGAGATTAATGGCAGAGTTGGTTATCGACTGGAGCATCGCTTCAATGAGGATTGGAAATTGCGCAATACATTTCGCTATTCGTTTTATGATGATACGGACGATCCGATTCTCTTTATTAATGACAGTCTTGCTGACGATGACCGGACACTCAACCGAGGCTTTTTACGGGGCAGCGCGTACTACGATACTTTCTACCTAGATACCGATCTGATTGGTACATTTAGCACCGGAGGAATTGACCATCAACTTCTCCTTGGTGCTAGTTTCACCTCAAATCGAATCAATGACTTTGGTGGTGAATCTGGAAATGCTCCGCCTGTGGACATTTTTGACCCAGTGTTTGATCAAACTGTGACCGTTACAGAACAATCTGAAGGCAGTTTTACAACCAGGAACACGGTGGGAGTGTACATCCAAGATCAGATTACGATTTTAGACAATCTCAAACTGTTGTTGGGCGGACGAGTTGATTTCTTTGGAGAAACAAGTGATGATCGCTTCACAAATGAAGAAACCAATCAATCCGAAACAGCATTTAGTCCACGAGTAGGCATTGTATATCAACCTGTTGCGTCCGTTTCGCTTTATGCTAGCTATGCGCGATCGTTTGTGCCGACAATCGGCAGATCTGCGGGTGACGAAACATTCAGCCCAGAACGAGGCACCCAATACGAAATAGGCATTAAAACCGATATCACCGATCAACTTTCAGCTAACCTTGCCTTATACGATCTCACTCGCTCCAATGTTACGACTCCTGATCCAGAAAATCCAGGCTTCTCGGTGCAAACAGGAAGACAACGAAGCCGAGGTGTCGAGCTAGATATTAGTGGTGAGATTTCACCTGGATGGAACATTATTGGCGGCTATGCTTATACTGATGCCAGGGTGTTAGAAGATAACGAAATTCCTGAAGGCAATCGATTATTTTCTGCGCCAGAACACACGTTTAGTTTATGGACAACATACAGAATTCAAGACGGCGATTTGCAGGGTTTGGGATTTGGTGTAGGTGTGTACTATCTTGGCGAGAGATGGGCAGATATTGCTAATACAGTAGAGTTACCAAGTTTTTTGCGTACCGATGCGGCGATTTTTTATGAGCGCGATCGCTTTCGTGCTGCTCTCAATTTTCGCAACCTGTTTGATGTGGAAAACTACACCAGTGATTACGGTTCTGGAACTTTTGTCAATCGCGGCGCTCCTTTTACTGTTTTGGGAACCGTTTCCTGGCAGTTTTAA
- a CDS encoding AraC family transcriptional regulator, whose product MSLDLTAQQVDEILTEAKQDCPPATSIDGLETIHTVPLQLGSGYARIIELYPGLELCIFHETYKDLTFRGIENQHLVQFKVQLSGVEDSGDHVLIDAKQSYIGGSGIQRRLTVFTPRSQPNIGVEIHMQPYLLRQFFAAPTGELPAELKPLVQGDDWQQVFSPRTTEAMRLVAQQIIDCPFLGTTKRVYLQGKVFELMALQLEGVVDTSAMGRFHQQQTASAMKPSTIARIYHAAEILRSHLEHPPSQIELAQQVGVGHCTLHKGFRSLFGVTPFAYLTQQRMEQAEHLLREPYSTVAEVANRVGYANPAQFAAAFKRHFGITPSDCIRGKKLLFESKKS is encoded by the coding sequence ATGAGCCTCGACCTCACTGCACAGCAGGTAGATGAAATCTTAACGGAAGCTAAGCAAGATTGTCCTCCCGCTACCTCGATTGATGGTCTAGAAACGATTCATACTGTGCCATTGCAGTTGGGTAGTGGCTACGCTCGAATAATAGAGCTATATCCTGGTTTAGAACTGTGTATTTTTCATGAAACCTACAAAGATCTAACGTTTCGAGGGATAGAAAATCAGCATTTAGTGCAGTTCAAAGTGCAGTTATCAGGGGTAGAAGATAGTGGCGATCATGTGTTGATTGATGCCAAGCAAAGCTACATTGGCGGTAGTGGAATTCAACGTCGCCTGACGGTGTTTACACCGCGATCGCAACCCAATATTGGAGTCGAAATTCATATGCAGCCGTACTTGTTGAGGCAATTTTTTGCAGCACCGACAGGAGAACTCCCCGCCGAACTAAAACCATTGGTGCAAGGAGACGATTGGCAACAAGTATTTTCGCCGAGAACAACTGAAGCAATGCGATTAGTGGCGCAGCAGATCATCGACTGTCCATTTTTGGGAACAACCAAGCGGGTGTATTTGCAGGGCAAAGTGTTTGAGTTGATGGCACTTCAGCTAGAGGGCGTTGTGGACACTTCCGCTATGGGGAGGTTCCACCAGCAACAGACAGCATCAGCAATGAAACCTAGCACGATCGCCCGAATTTATCATGCAGCAGAAATTTTGCGATCGCATCTAGAACATCCCCCTTCGCAAATTGAACTCGCGCAGCAAGTGGGGGTTGGTCATTGTACGCTGCATAAAGGGTTTCGCTCGCTGTTTGGAGTCACGCCTTTTGCTTATCTCACTCAGCAGCGGATGGAACAGGCTGAACACTTGTTACGGGAACCCTACTCTACAGTGGCAGAAGTAGCAAATCGCGTCGGCTATGCAAACCCCGCTCAGTTTGCCGCAGCGTTTAAGCGTCACTTTGGGATCACTCCCAGCGATTGCATCCGTGGCAAAAAATTGCTTTTTGAATCAAAAAAATCTTGA
- the mfd gene encoding transcription-repair coupling factor: MAFFSIVRALGRSPLTTEILAKLERQRVCRLNGIPRLPKGLVASALAQEAQSHLLVVCSTLEEAGRWSAQLEAMGWQTTHFYPTSEASPYEPFDPETEMTWGQMQVLADLIRGNESSVTGNGQEQQLPITAVPPGKPQAACGGFANYHSPMAIVATQAALQPHLPPLEAFQPYCLNVTQGMELDLDAFGDKLAQLGYERVPLVETEGQWSRRGDIVDVFPVASELPVRLEWFGDEIEQIREFDPATQRSRSTNGSALDKIDSLVLTPTTFAPIIVSALADKKQQVNTYLSPEEQEQFETNQILEGSRRFLGLAFDKPASLLDYLPENTLIAIDEIEQCQAHSDRACENAEEQHAALSHLPRIHRAFEDSLATASNFRQLHLSELVVEENSAPTAINLASRPVPVTPHQFGKIAETIRNERDRGFSVWLVSAQPSRSVSLLQEHDCPAQFIPNPRDFQAIDKLQISHTPVALKYSGLAELEGFILPTFRLAVVTDREFFGQHTLATPSYVRKRRQAASKQVDLNKLRPGDYVVHRNHGVGKFLKLESLTLNNETREYIVIQYADGLLRVAADQLGSLSRFRSTTESPPELNKMSGKAWANTKNRVRKAIKKLAVDLLKLYAARSQQQGLAYPPDQPWQEELEDSFPYQPTTDQLKAVQDVKRDMESDRPMDRLVCGDVGFGKTEVAIRAIFKAVTAGKQVALLAPTTILTQQHYHTLKERFAPYPIQVGLLNRFRTAEERRDIQRRLTTGELDVVVGTHQLLGKGVNFRDLGLLVVDEEQRFGVNQKEKIKSLKTQVDVLTLSATPIPRTLYMSLSGIREMSLITTPPPTRRPIKTHLAPYDSESVRSAIRQELDRGGQVFYVVPRVDGIEETAANLREMIPGGRIAIAHGQMDEGELESTMLTFSNGEADILVCTTIIESGLDIPRVNTILIEDAHRFGLSQLYQLRGRVGRAGIQAHAWLFYPKQRALSDAARQRLRAIQEFTQLGSGYQLAMRDMEIRGVGNLLGAEQSGQMDAIGFDLYMEMLEEAIREIRGQEIPSVDDTQIDLNLTAFIPADYITDMDQKMSAYRAVAAAKTKEELVQIAAEWSDRYGTIPSGANQLLRVMELKQIAKSLGFSRIKPEGKQHIILETPMEEPAWNLLAANLPEHLRSRFVYSPGKVTVRGLGVLSAHQQLENLIDFLSKMQGALPEPVLT; encoded by the coding sequence ATGGCATTTTTTTCCATTGTTCGTGCTTTGGGGCGATCGCCGCTCACAACAGAAATTTTAGCTAAACTTGAGCGGCAGCGCGTCTGTCGTTTAAACGGCATTCCTCGCCTTCCTAAAGGATTGGTGGCTTCAGCTTTGGCACAAGAGGCGCAATCGCATCTTTTGGTTGTGTGTTCCACCCTCGAAGAAGCCGGACGCTGGAGTGCACAACTAGAAGCAATGGGTTGGCAAACAACGCATTTTTATCCTACTTCTGAAGCTTCTCCCTACGAACCTTTTGACCCTGAAACGGAAATGACGTGGGGACAAATGCAGGTTTTGGCAGATTTAATTAGAGGTAATGAGTCATCGGTAACAGGTAATGGGCAAGAACAACAATTACCAATTACCGCCGTTCCGCCTGGGAAACCACAGGCGGCGTGCGGCGGCTTCGCCAATTACCACTCACCAATGGCGATTGTTGCCACTCAGGCGGCGTTGCAACCGCACTTACCACCTCTAGAAGCGTTTCAGCCGTATTGTTTGAATGTTACGCAGGGGATGGAGTTAGATTTAGATGCTTTTGGAGATAAACTAGCGCAGTTAGGCTACGAACGCGTACCGCTCGTAGAAACTGAAGGACAATGGAGTCGGCGCGGAGATATTGTCGATGTGTTTCCGGTGGCTTCCGAGTTGCCAGTACGTTTAGAGTGGTTCGGGGATGAAATTGAACAAATTCGTGAATTTGACCCTGCAACACAGCGATCGCGCAGTACTAATGGCAGCGCTTTAGATAAAATCGATTCCCTAGTACTCACTCCGACAACTTTTGCACCGATTATCGTTTCCGCCCTAGCTGACAAGAAACAACAAGTCAATACCTACTTATCACCAGAAGAACAAGAACAATTTGAGACAAATCAAATATTAGAAGGTAGCCGCCGCTTCTTAGGTTTAGCCTTCGACAAGCCCGCATCTTTACTTGACTATTTACCCGAAAATACGCTAATTGCGATTGATGAGATTGAACAATGTCAAGCACATAGCGATCGCGCTTGTGAAAACGCAGAAGAACAACACGCCGCACTCAGTCATCTACCCCGCATTCATCGCGCTTTTGAAGACTCTTTAGCAACCGCCAGCAACTTTCGCCAACTCCATCTTTCAGAACTTGTCGTAGAAGAAAATTCCGCACCTACAGCCATCAATCTTGCGAGTCGTCCAGTACCCGTGACACCGCATCAATTTGGCAAGATTGCCGAAACGATTCGTAATGAACGCGATCGCGGTTTTTCGGTGTGGTTAGTTTCGGCGCAGCCTTCGCGTTCTGTTTCTCTTCTACAAGAACACGATTGTCCTGCACAATTTATTCCTAACCCTCGCGATTTCCAAGCAATTGATAAGCTGCAAATATCACATACGCCGGTAGCCCTAAAATACTCCGGCTTGGCAGAACTCGAAGGGTTTATCTTACCAACTTTCCGCCTCGCAGTTGTGACAGATCGCGAGTTTTTCGGTCAGCACACACTCGCAACACCAAGTTATGTGCGCAAGCGCCGTCAAGCTGCATCAAAGCAAGTTGATTTAAACAAGTTGCGCCCTGGCGATTATGTTGTCCATCGCAATCATGGTGTAGGTAAATTCCTCAAACTCGAAAGTTTAACGCTGAATAACGAAACCCGCGAATATATTGTTATTCAATACGCAGATGGTTTATTGCGCGTCGCCGCCGATCAACTCGGATCGTTGTCGCGATTTCGCAGTACCACCGAGTCGCCCCCAGAACTCAACAAAATGTCTGGCAAAGCCTGGGCGAATACTAAAAATCGCGTTCGCAAAGCAATTAAGAAATTAGCCGTAGATTTATTGAAATTGTACGCAGCGCGATCGCAACAACAAGGCTTAGCATATCCCCCCGATCAACCTTGGCAAGAAGAACTTGAAGACTCATTTCCGTACCAACCGACAACAGATCAGCTAAAAGCGGTACAAGATGTTAAACGCGATATGGAAAGCGATCGCCCGATGGATCGTCTAGTATGTGGTGATGTCGGTTTCGGGAAGACTGAAGTAGCTATCCGCGCCATCTTTAAAGCTGTAACCGCAGGTAAACAAGTCGCGCTTCTCGCCCCAACGACGATTCTTACACAACAACACTATCACACGCTCAAAGAACGTTTTGCCCCTTACCCAATTCAAGTGGGTTTACTCAACCGCTTCCGCACCGCCGAAGAACGTCGCGATATTCAACGTCGCCTCACTACAGGTGAATTAGATGTTGTTGTGGGTACGCATCAGCTACTTGGTAAGGGCGTGAACTTCCGCGATTTAGGTTTACTCGTGGTAGACGAAGAACAGCGCTTTGGTGTCAATCAAAAAGAGAAAATCAAATCACTCAAAACGCAAGTTGACGTTTTAACGCTGAGTGCGACTCCGATTCCACGCACATTATATATGTCGCTGTCGGGAATTCGCGAGATGAGTTTAATTACAACACCACCGCCAACGCGTCGCCCAATTAAAACGCATTTAGCACCGTATGATTCAGAATCGGTACGCAGTGCAATTCGCCAAGAACTCGATCGCGGCGGACAGGTGTTTTATGTTGTTCCCCGCGTGGATGGTATTGAGGAAACTGCGGCAAATCTGCGGGAAATGATACCAGGGGGAAGAATTGCGATCGCTCACGGACAAATGGATGAAGGCGAACTTGAATCGACAATGCTCACGTTTAGCAACGGCGAAGCGGATATTTTAGTTTGTACCACAATTATTGAATCGGGATTAGATATTCCCAGAGTCAACACAATTTTAATTGAAGACGCGCACCGCTTTGGTTTATCGCAACTTTACCAGCTACGCGGTCGTGTCGGTCGTGCGGGGATACAAGCTCATGCTTGGTTATTTTACCCGAAGCAACGCGCCTTATCCGATGCAGCACGGCAACGTTTACGCGCGATTCAAGAATTTACGCAACTCGGTTCAGGGTATCAACTTGCAATGCGCGATATGGAAATTCGCGGTGTGGGTAATTTACTCGGTGCGGAACAATCCGGTCAAATGGATGCGATCGGTTTTGATTTATACATGGAAATGCTTGAAGAAGCAATTCGCGAGATTCGCGGGCAAGAAATTCCGAGTGTTGATGATACGCAAATTGACCTCAACCTTACCGCATTTATTCCCGCAGATTATATCACAGATATGGATCAAAAGATGAGTGCCTATCGCGCTGTTGCTGCTGCAAAAACGAAAGAAGAATTAGTACAAATTGCCGCTGAGTGGAGCGATCGCTACGGTACTATCCCTAGTGGTGCAAATCAACTTCTGCGCGTGATGGAACTCAAACAAATCGCTAAATCTCTGGGATTCAGCCGCATTAAACCGGAGGGTAAACAGCACATTATCCTCGAAACTCCCATGGAAGAACCTGCATGGAACTTACTTGCAGCAAACTTACCCGAACACTTGCGATCGCGCTTTGTGTATTCGCCTGGTAAAGTTACTGTACGCGGTTTAGGTGTCCTCAGCGCTCATCAACAACTCGAAAACCTCATCGATTTCTTAAGTAAAATGCAAGGCGCACTTCCCGAACCTGTACTGACATGA
- a CDS encoding hemolysin family protein — protein sequence MSSMNFEILIIFLLIVANGIFAMSEMAIVSSRKARLQQLANEGNAKARAALKLAESPNNFLSTVQVGITLIGILTGAFGGATIARTLAGYLQQIPGLAPYSQAIAFGIVVLIITYLSLILGELVPKRLALNNPERIAANIATPMRTIAAIVSPAVYFLSASTDFVLRLLGIGPSSEPLVTEEEIKVLIEQGTEAGTFEAAEQDMVERVFRLGDRPVSALMTPRPEIVWLDLEDSLEVNRHRIIDGGHSRFPVCQGGLDNVLGIVPVSDLLARCLSNQPLDLTVSLRQPVFVPESTRGLKVLEMFKQTGTHIALVVDEYGVIQGLVTLNDILIEIVGDVPSDDDQEEPQAVQREDGSWLLDGMLSIDEFFELFAIKEIPAEHRGSYQTLGGFVITHLGRIPTASDYFEWQGMRIEVVDMDGNRVDKVLAAPMRTYRHEETGSTGI from the coding sequence ATCTCCTCCATGAACTTTGAAATTCTGATCATTTTTCTGCTGATCGTTGCTAATGGCATATTTGCCATGTCAGAAATGGCGATTGTCTCATCACGCAAGGCACGGTTGCAACAATTGGCAAATGAAGGTAATGCTAAAGCACGAGCGGCATTAAAGCTTGCCGAGTCTCCAAATAATTTTCTATCAACAGTGCAGGTGGGGATTACGCTTATTGGCATTCTCACAGGTGCTTTTGGTGGTGCGACGATCGCACGTACCCTCGCAGGTTATCTTCAGCAGATTCCTGGGCTTGCACCGTACAGTCAAGCGATCGCGTTTGGGATTGTGGTTTTAATCATTACATACCTTTCGTTGATTCTCGGCGAACTTGTCCCGAAGCGCCTAGCCTTAAATAACCCTGAACGAATTGCGGCAAATATCGCAACGCCAATGCGGACAATCGCGGCGATCGTTTCTCCAGCTGTTTATTTTTTGAGCGCTTCTACTGATTTTGTCTTACGTCTGTTAGGAATTGGTCCTTCCAGTGAACCGCTTGTTACCGAAGAAGAAATCAAAGTTTTAATCGAACAAGGAACCGAGGCGGGAACGTTTGAAGCAGCTGAACAAGATATGGTTGAACGTGTTTTTCGGCTTGGCGATCGCCCCGTGAGTGCATTGATGACACCTCGTCCTGAGATTGTCTGGCTTGATTTAGAAGACTCGCTAGAAGTAAATCGTCATAGAATTATTGATGGCGGTCACTCGCGCTTTCCCGTGTGTCAAGGCGGTTTAGATAACGTGTTAGGGATTGTGCCTGTGAGTGACTTACTCGCGCGCTGCTTGTCGAATCAACCGCTAGATTTAACCGTTTCGCTGCGTCAGCCGGTATTCGTTCCAGAAAGTACGCGTGGTTTGAAAGTTCTGGAAATGTTTAAGCAAACAGGGACGCACATTGCCCTTGTTGTAGATGAATACGGCGTGATTCAAGGATTAGTCACGCTCAATGACATTCTGATTGAAATTGTCGGCGATGTTCCATCCGATGACGATCAAGAAGAACCCCAAGCAGTACAACGCGAAGATGGTTCTTGGTTACTCGATGGTATGTTATCAATTGATGAATTCTTTGAACTTTTTGCAATTAAAGAAATCCCCGCCGAACATCGCGGTAGCTATCAAACTTTAGGTGGTTTCGTCATTACCCATCTTGGGCGTATTCCCACAGCTTCTGACTATTTTGAATGGCAAGGAATGCGAATTGAAGTCGTCGATATGGATGGCAATCGCGTTGATAAAGTGTTGGCTGCACCCATGCGAACTTATCGACATGAAGAAACGGGTAGTACGGGAATTTAG
- a CDS encoding outer membrane beta-barrel protein, with protein sequence MKLSLKAATISALSALVIAPIVVAPGQAFAQPTGTNASYIGGGIAAGVTNGGQTGDAATFGGNIQARYAIPNTPVSARGAILFSDETSAIMPIVSYDVPVFNNTNVYVGGGYSFVEQNGKPTPLGNRNSFVLTTGVETQVARDIVLYSDAKLGIRAYENSPASAVSFQAGAAYRF encoded by the coding sequence ATGAAACTCTCTTTGAAAGCTGCTACTATTTCTGCTTTATCTGCTTTAGTAATTGCTCCTATAGTTGTCGCTCCTGGGCAAGCTTTTGCTCAACCTACTGGAACAAATGCAAGCTATATCGGTGGTGGTATTGCTGCCGGAGTAACAAACGGCGGACAAACCGGAGACGCTGCTACTTTTGGTGGAAATATTCAAGCTCGTTACGCAATTCCTAACACTCCAGTTTCCGCCCGTGGCGCTATTCTTTTCAGTGATGAAACAAGTGCAATTATGCCGATCGTTTCCTACGACGTACCCGTTTTTAATAACACAAACGTTTATGTTGGTGGAGGCTACTCTTTCGTAGAACAAAACGGTAAACCTACTCCTTTGGGTAACAGAAACTCCTTTGTTTTAACAACAGGCGTAGAAACTCAAGTGGCTAGAGATATTGTTCTCTACAGTGATGCCAAACTCGGTATCCGCGCTTACGAAAATAGTCCAGCTTCGGCCGTTAGTTTCCAAGCAGGTGCGGCTTATCGCTTCTAA